A single Triticum dicoccoides isolate Atlit2015 ecotype Zavitan chromosome 2A, WEW_v2.0, whole genome shotgun sequence DNA region contains:
- the LOC119357457 gene encoding putative disease resistance protein RGA1: MAQAILERACPKLRSAIGDEAVARLNFTGDLREMLVALEAIQPVLDKAEMQPLSRRWVSICLQHALSIAYKTIDIVDELQDATAQATATLSEYMSENNMFHKYIEERKTGPVFEEAMAVGRGSDKERIIAALLSTQLNIMQVHITILPIFGLACIGKTTLAQMVFNDTHSLQGFDFRVWVHVSPQFDFHTIGNSIICQVSGRGQEEINHASSDVEGMESIMKCLHELLDGKKVLLVLDDLWEEDSIQLQLLKSMLTFLGDKMEVIVTTCNQAIARKICTVEPYRLNRLSDDTCWEIIKKLIRFEGGGEELEKIGREIASKCCGVPSAAREYAGRLDSSRDVWRWKTIRSYIMAFESVPRLPLSSVELSYRSMPPDLRLCFAYCCQIFPTSHIIVKDDLVHHWIALHLIEPSKILSATQIAEEHITRLQDMKEDPNRLFDHALESAVLVEPHTLPKSLAPFDIIHS, from the exons ATGGCCCAAGCCATCTTGGAGAGGGCATGCCCGAAGCTCAGATCCGCTATAGGAGATGAAGCCGTGGCGCGTTTGAACTTCACCGGTGACCTGCGTGAGATGTTGGTGGCGCTGGAGGCCATCCAGCCGGTGCTGGACAAAGCCGAGATGCAGCCATTGAGTCGTCGATGGGTGTCGATATGTCTGCAGCATGCCTTGAGCATCGCCTACAAGACCATAGACATTGTCGACGAGCTGCAGGACGCGACAGCACAGGCTACTGCAACG TTATCAGAATATATGTCAGAAAACAACATGTTCCACAAATATATTGAGGAACGAAAAACTGGGCCAGTTTTTGAGGAAGCAATGGCTGTGGGAAGAGGATCAGATAAAGAGAGGATAATAGCCGCCCTGCTATCTACCCAGCTCAACATCATGCAAGTGCACATCACCATTCTTCCCATCTTTGGGCTTGCATGCATCGGCAAGACAACCTTGGCACAAATGGTTTTTAACGATACCCACTCCCTTCAAGGCTTCGACTTCCGGGTATGGGTTCATGTGTCTCCCCAGTTCGACTTCCATACAATAGGCAACTCCATTATTTGTCAAGTGTCAGGAAGAGGACAAGAAGAGATCAACCATGCTTCTTCAGATGTGGAGGGGATGGAGAGTATAATGAAGTGCCTTCACGAGCTACTTGATGGTAAGAAGGTGCTCCTTGTGTTGGATGACCTGTGGGAGGAGGATTCCATTCAGTTACAGCTGTTGAAGTCCATGTTAACTTTCTTGGGAGACAAGATGGAGGTAATAGTAACCACATGCAACCAAGCCATCGCCAGAAAGATCTGTACAGTTGAGCCGTACAGGTTAAATCGGTTGAGTGATGACACGTGTTGGGAAATAATCAAGAAATTGATCCGAttcgaaggaggaggagaagagttGGAGAAGATTGGACGGGAAATAGCAAGCAAGTGCTGTGGTGTACCATCAGCAGCTCGAGAATATGCAGGCAGGCTAGATTCTTCACGGGATGTATGGAGATGGAAAACAATCCGGTCTTATATTATGGCTTTTGAATCAGTTCCGCGGTTACCCCTTTCAAGTGTCGAGCTAAGCTACAGGAGTATGCCACCAGATTTGAGGCTATGCTTTGCTTATTGTTGTCAAATCTTCCCAACCAGCCACATCATAGTCAAAGATGACCTGGTTCATCACTGGATTGCTCTTCACCTCATTGAGCCATCTAAAATATTGTCTGCCACACAGATAGCTGAGGAGCATATTACCAGGCTTCAGGACAT GAAAGAGGATCCTAATCGGCTGTTCGATCACGCGCTAGAATCGGCCGTGTTGGTCGAGCCCCACACGCTCCCCAAGTCGCTGGCTCCCTTCGACATTATCCATTCGTGA
- the LOC119357458 gene encoding disease resistance protein RPV1-like: MPVVLQAVVVLLHAGECVAAMGVFIDDAHGDRISCRSNASGKDEKGAILFTIHDLAHGFMTLLRETLSYLLATNPRGKLDQEHDDYLRALRCVRCTKVQFKDESFSRKKCLRVLELKESSVQKLPDSICQLRHLGYLKISEFTGLVTLPESFGHLKNLFHIDLSGCSRLVALPESFGDLINLTHVKLSRCHGLAKFPEPLQKLGKLVHLDLSFWSCFEAIGKGLGGLTTLEHLNLSNPCCHLARHRSHLKGLKDGLCKLTKLRYLNLSMCLNPMFYHYQSQEDSPQYIGECVSGLSSLEHLDLSHNTFLFDLPASLGELNKLKTLNLSGCIRLKMVGEMKSLTFTNLRMCRGLESCQFVVRIIDDDDVYSSSNIVQLEVVNCQELQISCLEKVKSKEEANGIKLVEKQKLQKLKLSWTLDNVGRVKDSALLGELVPPPNLQCLEVNGYTGTCLSEYLGELTSLRELKIVRCKHLNSLPDTMQKLTSLKDLCIFDCPELEKWCQVEENKKVLAHIPNKNYEEPASTSRQEIEEDDKSGEEVEAA, from the exons ATGCCGGTGGTGCTGCAAGCTGTCGTGGTGCTGCTACATGCGGGGGAGTGTGTTGCCGCAATGGGCGTCTTCATTGACGATGCCCATGGTGATCGCATATCATGCCGGAGCAAT GCCAGTGGAAAAGACGAAAAAGGTGCAATCTTGTTCACTATACATGATCTGGCGCATGGCTTCATGACATTGTTGCGAGAAACTTTAAGCTACCTTCTAGCCACCAATCCTCGTGGGAAACTTGATCAGGAGCATGATGACTATCTAAGGGCTCTGCGTTGTGTCCGTTGTACCAAAGTGCAGTTTAAAGATGAGTCATTTTCACGTAAGAAGTGCCTACGTGTCCTGGAACTAAAGGAGAGCTCTGTGCAGAAGCTACCGGACTCCATCTGTCaactgaggcacctggggtatcttaAGATATCAGAATTCACTGGGTTGGTTACTCTGCCAGAGTCATTTGGGCATCTGAAAAATCTGTTCCATATTGACTTATCAGGCTGCTCAAGGCTTGTAGCTCTTCCGGAATCATTTGGAGATCTCATAAACTTGACCCATGTCAAGCTATCACGATGCCATGGACTGGCAAAGTTTCCAGAACCACTCCAGAAACTCGGCAAACTGGTACACTTGGATTTATCGTTCTGGTCTTGTTTTGAAGCGATCGGGAAAGGCCTTGGTGGCCTCACCACTCTAGAACATTTGAACTTGTCAAACCCTTGCTGTCATCTTGCTCGGCACCGGTCTCATCTCAAAGGTCTAAAAGATGGTTTGTGCAAGCTCACAAAACTCCGGTATCTGAACCTGTCAATGTGTCTGAATCCTATGTTTTACCACTACCAGTCACAAGAGGACAGTCCCCAATACATTGGAGAGTGTGTCAGCGGTCTTTCCAGCCTAGAGCATCTGGACCTGTCTCATAACACATTTCTTTTTGATCTGCCTGCGAGTCTAGGTGAGCTCAACAAGCTAAAAACACTGAATCTCTCAGGCTGCATCAGACTCAAGATGGTTGGTGAAATGAAGTCTCTCACATTTACAAATCTGAGGATGTGCCGTGGCCTAGAGAGTTGCCAGTTTGTGGTTCGCATCATCGATGATGATGATGTGTATAGCAGCAGCAACATTGTTCAGCTGGAGGTGGTAAATTGCCAAGAGCTCCAGATAAGCTGCCTAGAAAAGGTCAAGTCTAAAGAGGAAGCAAATGGAATCAAATTGGTGGAGAAACAGAAGCTTCAAAAGTTAAAGCTTTCTTGGACTTTGGACAATGTCGGGCGAGTGAAGGACAGTGCTTTGTTGGGGGAATTAGTGCCACCACCTAATCTGCAGTGCCTTGAGGTTAATGGTTACACCGGAACATGCCTCTCGGAGTACTTGGGTGAGCTCACCTCTCTCCGGGAGCTGAAGATCGTCCGCTGCAAGCACCTCAACTCGTTGCCGGATACAATGCAGAAACTCACCAGCCTCAAGGATCTGTGTATTTTTGACTGTCCGGAATTGGAGAAGTGGTGTCAGGTTGAGGAGAACAAGAAAGTGCTGGCCCACATCCCCAACAAAAATTATGA GGAACCTGCTAGCACTAGCAGGCAGGAGATTGAGGAGGATGATAAATCAGGTGAAGAGGTGGAGGCGGCGTAG
- the LOC119358703 gene encoding anthocyanidin reductase ((2S)-flavan-3-ol-forming)-like, translated as MGPAAGDGTRKTACVPCGYGYVASALVKLLLEKGYAVKTTLRNPDDVVKNKHLKDLEALGPLEVFRADLDEEGSFDDAVAGCDYVFFDAPPVNLHAENPEKDVIEPAVHGLLNVMRSCVRAGTVKHVVLTSSAAAVSTLPQEGDGHVLDEESWADVEFLTSGKSHAWGFPVSKVRLEKAASAFALENGISLVTVCPGLMVGAAPAAKVHPSVLDVLSLLSGDEARVRTLKFIVRMSGSIPLVHVDDICRAEIFVAEEEAASGRYICCSLNTTVVELARFLAAKYPQYNVNTDRFCSLLEKPRVCISSAKLLGEGFEYKFKNLDEIYDDIIKYGKDLGILPY; from the exons ATGGGGCCAGCGGCAGGAGATGGGACGAGGAAGACGGCGTGTGTCCCCTGTGGGTACGGCTACGTCGCGTCGGCGCTAGtcaagctgctcctggagaagggaTACGCCGTGAAGACCACCCTCAGAAACCCCG ATGACGTGGTGAAAAACAAGCACCTCAAGGATTTGGAGGCGCTCGGCCCCTTGGAGGTCTTCCGTGCAGACCTCGACGAAGAGGGCAGCTTCGACGATGCCGTCGCCGGCTGCGACTATGTCTTCTTCGACGCCCCTCCAGTGAACCTCCACGCAGAGAACCCTGAG AAAGACGTGATCGAGCCGGCCGTCCACGGACTCCTGAACGTGATGAGGTCGTGCGTACGAGCGGGAACAGTGAAGCACGTGGTGCTGACATCGTCGGCGGCCGCGGTCTCCACCTTGCCGCAGGAAGGCGACGGTCATGTCCTGGACGAGGAATCctgggccgacgtcgagttcctCACGTCGGGAAAGAGCCATGCTTGG GGGTTCCCTGTCTCGAAGGTGCGACTGGAGAAGGCGGCGAGCGCGTTCGCGCTGGAGAACGGCATCAGCCTCGTCACTGTGTGCCCGGGCCTCATGGTGGGCGCGGCGCCGGCGGCCAAGGTCCATCCCAGCGTCCTTGACGTCCTCTCGCTGCTCTCGG GCGATGAAGCGAGGGTCCGCACCCTTAAATTCATCGTGAGGATGTCTGGCTCCATTCCGTTGGTCCATGTCGACGACATCTGCCGCGCTGAGATATTCGtggccgaggaggaggcggcgtcggggcggtacATCTGCTGCAGCCTCAACACCACCGTAGTGGAGCTAGCCCGCTTCTTGGCGGCCAAGTACCCGCAGTACAACGTCAACACCGACCG GTTCTGCAGTCTTCTAGAGAAGCCGAGGGTCTGCATTTCTTCGGCGAAGCTCCTCGGGGAAGGGTTCGAGTACAAGTTCAAGAACCTGGATGAGATATACGACGACATCATCAAGTACGGCAAGGATTTGGGAATCCTTCCATACTAA